A single window of Streptomyces aquilus DNA harbors:
- a CDS encoding VOC family protein, with protein sequence MSLVWEQVTVDAADPVALGRWWTEALGWVVVNDAPEEYEIRPEQDRLPGLLFAPVPEGKTIKNRLHLDVRPDDQAAEVARLLALGARHAGPEYGGFSWVTLLDPEGNEFCVLSGGTPHT encoded by the coding sequence ATGAGCCTGGTGTGGGAACAAGTCACCGTGGACGCGGCCGATCCCGTGGCCCTGGGCCGCTGGTGGACCGAGGCGCTCGGCTGGGTCGTCGTCAACGACGCCCCCGAGGAGTACGAGATCCGCCCGGAGCAGGACCGCCTGCCGGGCCTTCTCTTCGCCCCGGTCCCCGAGGGCAAGACGATCAAGAACCGGCTCCATCTCGACGTCCGCCCCGACGACCAGGCGGCCGAGGTGGCCCGCCTCCTCGCCCTCGGCGCCCGGCACGCCGGCCCCGAGTACGGCGGCTTCTCCTGGGTCACACTCCTCGATCCCGAGGGCAACGAGTTCTGCGTGCTGAGCGGCGGGACCCCGCATACCTGA
- a CDS encoding FAD-dependent oxidoreductase, with translation MAQAAETARTVILTVDDDPGVSRAVARDLRRRYGESYRIVRAESGESALEALRELKLRGDLVAVILADYRMPQMNGIEFLEQALDVYPGARRVLLTAYADTSAAIDAINVVDLDHYLLKPWDPPEEKLYPVLDDLLDAWKCSDYRPVPATKVVGHRWSARSSDVREFLARNQVPYRWYSADEPEGQRLLAAAGEDGQRLPLVVTPDGTPLVAPEAPELAAQVGLATTPTAEFYDLVVIGGGPAGLGSAVYGASEGLRTVLVERSATGGQAGQSSRIENYLGFPDGVSGAQLTDRARRQAAKFGAEILTARDVTALEINGAARVVRFSDGSAIAAHSVILATGVSYRQLEAPGCTDLTGCGVYYGSALTEAASCQGQDIYIVGGANSAGQAAMYLSKGAKSVTLLVRGPDLAASMSHYLIQQINEAPNISVRARTVVEAAHGSDHLEQLTLRDVDTGETELVDAQWMFVFIGAAPLTDWLDGTVLRDDHGFILAGPDLTADGRPPAGWELDRPPYHLETNIPGVFVAGDARAESAKRVASAVGEGAMAVMLVHRYLEQS, from the coding sequence ATGGCACAGGCCGCCGAAACAGCGCGGACCGTCATCCTGACCGTGGACGACGACCCGGGAGTCTCCCGTGCCGTCGCCCGAGACCTGCGGCGGCGCTACGGCGAGTCGTACCGCATCGTGCGCGCCGAGTCCGGCGAGTCCGCGCTGGAGGCGCTGCGCGAGCTGAAGCTGCGCGGCGACCTGGTCGCGGTGATCCTCGCCGACTACCGGATGCCGCAGATGAACGGCATCGAGTTCCTGGAGCAGGCCCTCGACGTGTACCCGGGCGCGCGCCGGGTGCTGCTGACGGCGTACGCGGACACGAGCGCGGCGATCGACGCGATCAACGTCGTCGATCTGGACCACTATCTGCTCAAGCCGTGGGACCCGCCGGAGGAGAAGCTCTACCCGGTCCTCGACGACCTGCTGGACGCCTGGAAGTGCAGCGACTACCGGCCCGTGCCCGCCACCAAGGTGGTCGGGCACCGCTGGTCGGCGCGCTCCTCCGACGTCCGCGAGTTCCTGGCCCGCAACCAGGTGCCGTACCGCTGGTACTCGGCGGACGAGCCCGAGGGACAGCGGCTGCTGGCCGCGGCGGGCGAGGACGGGCAGCGGCTGCCGCTGGTGGTCACGCCGGACGGCACTCCGCTGGTCGCGCCCGAGGCGCCGGAGCTGGCCGCCCAGGTGGGCCTCGCGACCACGCCCACGGCCGAGTTCTACGACCTGGTCGTCATCGGCGGCGGTCCGGCCGGCCTCGGCTCGGCCGTGTACGGGGCGTCCGAGGGCCTGCGGACCGTGCTCGTGGAGCGGTCGGCGACCGGCGGGCAGGCCGGACAGAGCTCCCGGATCGAGAACTACCTCGGCTTCCCGGACGGCGTGTCCGGCGCCCAGCTCACCGACCGGGCCCGCCGGCAGGCCGCGAAGTTCGGCGCCGAGATCCTCACCGCCCGCGATGTGACGGCGCTGGAGATCAACGGGGCCGCGCGGGTCGTACGGTTCTCCGACGGCTCGGCGATCGCCGCGCACAGCGTGATCCTGGCGACCGGTGTGTCCTACCGGCAGCTGGAGGCGCCCGGCTGCACCGACCTGACCGGGTGCGGGGTGTACTACGGCTCGGCGTTGACCGAGGCGGCCTCCTGCCAGGGCCAGGACATCTACATCGTCGGTGGCGCCAACTCGGCCGGGCAAGCGGCGATGTACCTGTCCAAGGGCGCCAAGTCGGTGACGCTGCTGGTGCGCGGACCCGACCTGGCCGCATCCATGTCCCACTACCTGATCCAGCAGATCAACGAGGCGCCCAACATCTCGGTCCGCGCGCGGACCGTCGTCGAGGCGGCCCACGGCTCCGACCACCTGGAGCAGCTCACGCTGCGCGACGTCGACACCGGCGAGACCGAACTCGTCGACGCGCAGTGGATGTTCGTGTTCATCGGCGCGGCCCCGCTCACCGACTGGCTGGACGGCACGGTGCTGCGCGACGACCACGGGTTCATCCTCGCGGGCCCCGACCTGACCGCCGACGGACGGCCGCCGGCGGGCTGGGAGCTGGACCGGCCGCCGTACCACCTGGAGACCAACATCCCCGGCGTGTTCGTGGCGGGCGACGCGCGCGCCGAGTCCGCCAAGCGCGTCGCGTCCGCCGTCGGAGAGGGAGCCATGGCCGTGATGCTCGTCCACCGGTACCTGGAGCAGTCATGA
- a CDS encoding ATP-binding protein, giving the protein MSGQLMPCSPAEIGSLFLFEKLSPEQLGQLCGAGRVERFEPGPVYTEGEPATCFYVMIEGTVVLSRRVGGDDVEVTRTSQRGVYAGSMQAYLGDRVPQVYNNSMRVTEPTRFFVLPGEKFSDFMQEWFPMAVHLLEGLFFGSKSTQRAIGQRERLLALGSLSAGLTHELNNPAAAAVRATATLRERVGKMRHKLAIIAQGNYAPEVMAKLIDIQDRTAERVAKAPTLSPLEASDREDAVTDWLDDHDIQNGWRLAPTFVQAGLDVDWLDQVAAAVDEELLPNAIGWLNYTVETELLMDEINDSTNRISHLVDAAKQYSQLDRAPFQNADVHELLDSTLLMLSGKIGQQIKVVKDYDRTLPRIPAYPAELNQVWTNLIDNAVSAINGAGGEGTLTVRTALDNERLLVEFRDTGPGVPKEIRGRIFDPFFTTKPVGEGTGLGLDISWRIVVNKHHGTLQVESEPGDTRFQVLLPLTAEENDTIEELA; this is encoded by the coding sequence ATGAGCGGGCAGTTGATGCCGTGCAGCCCCGCGGAGATCGGGTCGCTGTTCCTGTTCGAGAAGCTGTCCCCCGAGCAGTTGGGGCAGTTGTGCGGAGCGGGGCGGGTGGAGAGGTTCGAACCCGGTCCCGTCTACACCGAGGGCGAACCGGCCACCTGCTTCTACGTCATGATCGAGGGCACCGTGGTGCTCTCGCGGCGGGTCGGCGGGGACGACGTCGAGGTCACCCGCACGTCCCAACGCGGCGTGTACGCGGGCTCGATGCAGGCCTATCTGGGCGACCGGGTGCCGCAGGTCTACAACAACTCGATGCGGGTCACCGAGCCCACCCGGTTCTTCGTGCTGCCGGGCGAGAAGTTCTCGGACTTCATGCAGGAGTGGTTCCCGATGGCGGTCCATCTGCTGGAGGGACTGTTCTTCGGTTCGAAGAGCACCCAGCGGGCCATCGGCCAGCGCGAACGGCTGCTGGCGCTCGGCTCGTTGTCCGCGGGACTCACGCACGAGCTCAACAACCCGGCCGCGGCGGCCGTGCGGGCGACGGCGACGCTGCGCGAGCGGGTGGGCAAGATGCGGCACAAGCTCGCGATCATCGCCCAGGGGAACTACGCCCCCGAGGTGATGGCCAAGCTCATCGACATCCAGGACCGCACCGCCGAACGCGTCGCCAAGGCGCCGACGTTGAGCCCGCTGGAGGCCTCCGACCGGGAGGACGCGGTGACCGACTGGCTGGACGACCACGACATCCAGAACGGCTGGCGGCTCGCCCCCACCTTCGTGCAGGCCGGGCTCGACGTGGACTGGCTGGACCAGGTCGCGGCGGCCGTGGACGAGGAGCTGCTGCCGAACGCGATCGGCTGGCTCAACTACACCGTCGAGACCGAGCTGTTGATGGACGAGATCAACGACTCCACCAACCGCATCTCGCATCTCGTCGACGCCGCCAAGCAGTACTCGCAGCTCGACCGGGCACCCTTCCAGAACGCCGACGTCCACGAACTCCTCGACAGCACCCTGCTGATGCTCTCCGGCAAGATCGGGCAGCAGATCAAGGTCGTCAAGGACTACGACCGTACGCTCCCGAGGATCCCCGCCTACCCGGCGGAGCTCAACCAAGTGTGGACGAACCTCATCGACAACGCGGTCTCCGCGATCAACGGGGCGGGCGGCGAAGGGACGTTGACCGTGCGGACCGCTCTCGACAACGAGCGGCTGCTGGTGGAGTTCCGGGACACCGGTCCCGGTGTGCCGAAGGAGATCCGCGGCCGGATCTTCGACCCGTTCTTCACCACCAAGCCGGTCGGCGAGGGCACCGGGCTGGGCCTGGACATCTCGTGGCGGATCGTCGTCAACAAGCACCACGGGACGCTGCAGGTCGAGTCGGAGCCGGGCGACACCCGCTTCCAGGTGCTGCTGCCGCTCACCGCCGAAGAGAACGACACCATCGAGGAGTTGGCGTGA
- a CDS encoding UBP-type zinc finger domain-containing protein codes for MTDIQGLDPSVPPSGNGCVECDAAGGWWFHLRRCAQCGHVGCCDSSPAKHATAHFEETGHPLVQSYEPGEEWYWNFETKEMFESGPALTPPDSHPADQPAPGPEGRVPADWARTLRG; via the coding sequence GTGACCGACATCCAGGGACTGGACCCCAGCGTGCCGCCGAGCGGGAACGGCTGTGTGGAGTGCGACGCCGCCGGCGGGTGGTGGTTCCATCTGCGGCGCTGTGCCCAGTGCGGCCATGTGGGGTGTTGCGACTCCTCCCCCGCCAAGCACGCCACGGCCCATTTCGAGGAGACCGGCCATCCTTTGGTGCAGAGCTACGAGCCGGGCGAGGAGTGGTACTGGAACTTCGAGACCAAGGAAATGTTCGAGTCCGGTCCCGCGCTGACACCGCCCGACAGCCATCCCGCGGACCAGCCCGCGCCGGGGCCCGAGGGCCGCGTTCCGGCGGACTGGGCGCGGACGCTGCGCGGCTGA